In Portunus trituberculatus isolate SZX2019 chromosome 33, ASM1759143v1, whole genome shotgun sequence, the following proteins share a genomic window:
- the LOC123512451 gene encoding uncharacterized protein LOC123512451, translated as MRSCASNVIFFSQDQFLIIHLVHSIDQFINLPVASSPLSRKDVIIITLCVYMSCSPYKRKSEVIWSEHAYSVATEGGLGPFCQPETTQKKTENKCPCLSLVVHPATKPAASHVGPAQRTMLVAGTVEVELAIAALEDMEIVEEPRPAPSGKEKHQKNAAADQIPCLDVPAPAISDCSSLLSMERQPVSFSAGLLPC; from the exons atgcgatcttgtgcatcgaatgtcatattcttctctcaggatcagtttctcattatccacttggtccattccattgatcaatttataaacttgccaGTTGCGTCCTCCCCGCTGAGTCGGAAGGACGTCATAATTATCACTCTCTGTGTTTAC ATGAGTTGCAGCCCCTACAAGAGGAAATCAgaagtgatttggagtgaaCACGCCTACTCAGTGGCTACTGAGGGAGGTCTAGGCCCGTTCTGCCAGCCAGAAACAACccagaagaagacagaaaataagtgTCCGTGCCTGAGTTTGGTGGTGCACCCCGCCACAAAGCCTGCTGCTTCCCACGTGGGCCCAGCACAAAGGACTATGCTCGTCGCAGGCACTGTTGAGGTGGAGCTAGCCATAGCAGCCCTAGAAGACATGGAGATTGTTGAAGAGCCTCGTCCTGCACCATCTGGCAaggaaaaacaccagaaaaatgCTGCTGCTGACCAGATTCCCTGTCTAGATGTACCTGCCCCGGCCATCTCGGACTGTTCTTCCCTGTTGTCCATGGAAAGACAGCCAGTGAGCTTTTCAGCTGGTTTGCTGCCCTGCTGA